In the Candidatus Electrothrix sp. GW3-4 genome, one interval contains:
- a CDS encoding alpha-amylase family glycosyl hydrolase — MMNKDISWLASQVIYEIFPDRFAIGKRYRPEEKRALPCYGRATDYVVRDWQARPNPLTGTKEFFGGDLYGIIDRLNYLQDLGVTILYLTPLFFAPSNHKYDTTDFLEIDEQFGGKEALVELIHALHARKMYLFLDIAFNHISDTHPWFIAATRNEQPYRNFFIPSAGFLDDEFRFPDAPDFSLDEFQGLFSVEGLCKAIASHGVRPLPAPAKGGEWLKIDWLNTLLTDHGLYQELLSSAQVWKSKAEEKGAFEKLRVQYEKTGHKEDLKSVVRFLMERAYPGETPKVQDRPLVKRLCGKIRADFDGIIEGIVTVPENSVAWLNAFIQIPDLYEQIIVNKGKTLDQTIQATLETLKAKYDKSQGAAELARLNRSLLEALYPQETPMSYQAWQGYQPMPELNLMERELQGRLYRHEDSVLQHYLRLGVDGFRFDAANDVGLKTIEDIRQALHERFPHAVFIGELTTYAGDWIDQERRFHGVMNYYLHGALSAWLKGEISSLQVNLTVNEYYQGYGREGALCSWNILSSHDTARLKTLFSDEKVRTLALISQFTLPGLPFIYYGEEIGMEGGPDPDCRRPMVWDETLWDSSTLALYRRLLAIRQERAELREGRFTMLGHKMVSDALAFLRYTEKINEVALVVINRSCAPLQERVFLPHAHLYQGLRLKDLLAPAQTFAIESGGSIALDIPAQAAAILVPDDTAFVNYDFYKARSLAAQ; from the coding sequence ATGATGAATAAAGACATATCGTGGCTGGCATCACAGGTGATCTATGAGATCTTTCCTGATCGATTTGCGATCGGCAAGAGATACCGCCCTGAGGAAAAGCGTGCCCTGCCCTGTTATGGCAGGGCAACGGACTATGTGGTGCGGGACTGGCAGGCGCGGCCCAACCCCTTAACCGGGACCAAGGAGTTTTTTGGCGGCGACCTGTACGGGATTATTGACCGCCTGAATTACCTGCAGGACCTTGGCGTTACCATCTTATACCTCACCCCTCTCTTTTTCGCCCCTTCCAACCATAAGTACGATACCACGGATTTTCTCGAGATTGATGAACAGTTCGGCGGCAAGGAAGCCTTGGTGGAACTGATTCATGCGCTCCATGCGCGCAAGATGTATCTTTTTCTTGACATCGCCTTTAATCACATCAGTGATACCCATCCCTGGTTCATCGCTGCTACCCGCAATGAGCAGCCGTACAGGAATTTCTTTATCCCCTCGGCTGGGTTCCTGGACGATGAGTTTCGCTTCCCGGACGCCCCTGATTTTTCTCTGGATGAGTTTCAAGGGCTATTCTCTGTTGAAGGCTTATGCAAGGCCATCGCAAGCCATGGTGTAAGGCCGTTGCCAGCCCCTGCAAAAGGGGGAGAATGGCTCAAGATCGATTGGCTGAATACGCTGCTCACGGACCATGGGCTCTATCAAGAACTGCTGAGCTCTGCCCAGGTCTGGAAGAGCAAGGCGGAGGAGAAGGGCGCTTTTGAGAAACTGCGCGTGCAATACGAGAAGACGGGCCATAAGGAGGATCTCAAAAGCGTCGTTCGCTTCCTTATGGAACGAGCCTATCCTGGGGAAACGCCCAAGGTTCAGGACAGACCTTTGGTGAAACGACTCTGTGGAAAAATAAGGGCAGACTTTGATGGCATCATTGAGGGCATCGTTACAGTTCCCGAGAACAGCGTGGCCTGGCTTAATGCCTTTATCCAGATCCCTGATCTTTACGAGCAGATCATCGTCAACAAGGGCAAGACCCTTGACCAGACAATCCAAGCCACCCTTGAGACCCTCAAGGCGAAGTATGACAAGTCGCAAGGTGCAGCTGAGCTGGCAAGGCTCAACCGCTCTCTGCTGGAGGCCTTGTATCCCCAGGAAACACCGATGAGCTATCAGGCCTGGCAGGGCTACCAGCCCATGCCTGAGCTCAATCTCATGGAGAGGGAGCTCCAGGGGCGGCTGTACCGTCATGAGGACAGCGTGCTGCAGCACTATCTCCGCTTGGGCGTGGATGGCTTCCGTTTTGATGCGGCCAATGATGTGGGACTCAAGACCATAGAAGATATCCGCCAGGCCCTGCACGAGCGCTTCCCTCATGCCGTTTTTATAGGTGAACTGACCACCTATGCGGGTGACTGGATTGATCAGGAGCGCAGGTTTCATGGGGTCATGAATTATTACCTCCATGGTGCCTTGTCTGCCTGGCTCAAGGGCGAGATCTCCTCCCTGCAGGTGAACCTTACGGTCAATGAGTACTACCAGGGATATGGCCGAGAAGGGGCCCTTTGCTCCTGGAATATTCTCTCGAGCCACGACACGGCCCGCCTGAAGACCTTGTTCTCCGACGAGAAGGTGCGAACCCTTGCCCTTATCTCCCAGTTTACCCTTCCTGGCCTGCCCTTTATCTATTATGGGGAAGAGATTGGCATGGAAGGCGGACCAGACCCGGACTGCCGGCGTCCCATGGTCTGGGACGAAACCCTGTGGGATAGCAGTACCTTGGCCCTGTACCGAAGACTCCTTGCAATTAGGCAGGAGAGGGCGGAACTGCGAGAGGGGCGCTTTACGATGCTGGGCCATAAAATGGTTTCAGATGCCCTTGCCTTTCTCCGCTATACGGAAAAAATTAATGAAGTTGCCCTGGTGGTGATCAACAGAAGCTGCGCCCCCTTACAGGAACGGGTCTTTCTCCCCCATGCCCATCTCTATCAAGGACTACGTCTCAAAGACCTCCTCGCTCCTGCGCAGACCTTTGCCATAGAGTCTGGTGGCAGTATTGCCTTGGATATACCTGCTCAGGCAGCAGCCATTCTGGTGCCGGATGACACCGCCTTTGTCAATTATGATTTTTATAAGGCCCGAAGTCTGGCTGCGCAGTAA